The following is a genomic window from Babesia bovis T2Bo chromosome 4 map unlocalized Chr4_1, whole genome shotgun sequence.
CGGCAAAATACGCGTTGGACCCGAATATCAAGCCATGATACCACCGTTCTATAGAATAAGCGGCAAGGGTCACGGTAGTACCGTGCCTACGGATGGCAGTAGTGGCGAAAAAGCCAACACAAACGAAGCTACAACGTATACCTACGTATCAGGTAACTCCATAGAGGAACAAGTTAACAAGCGAGTGAATCCTGACGGTAACGATAAGAATCAAAGCAAAGCACAGTGTACCTACCTAGGTCCAGAAGACTTCCTCATATCACATTGAGGGCCTGATCACTCCCTGAACACAACTAATTGGCTTGAGCGCGTATCCCACAGCAATGTGGGTCGATGTGTACGGTTGAAAGGTAGCtggatgatatataaccaCAAAACAAGACTTACTTCAAGGATTACAAACTCGCGTCTAGGTAACATGCGCTGCAACTCACTTTCCTCCCAATCTTCGTCTAATTCTAGATAGTGATCGATAAAAGCTTTGAGAGGGGGTGGAATAAAGGGATCTATCACACGCTCCCAGTTTTCAGTCACTGGATTGTAGTACGCCTTCACCTTGCGATCGTGTCCTTGATGGATCACGTAATCATCATCCTCAGTGCCTACATTTTTAAACCTGTTGAAGAACTCTTCAGCGAAGATGGTAACGCCCAGGATTGTGGCAAATGAAACTGCGATTGCCAGCAACTGAaagtatattatatcaagATTTTTTGTACATACGGTTTTCGAAGTTTGGTACCTATCTTCATCCCTGTCAATACGCTCGCCATTGATGTATCTGCGATAGCGCTCAAAGCGCTCTGTATCCTCAACTGTAACACACTGGTAAAGGTTGTGTTAATGTACATCTAGCATTTTTTGGTTTTACACACGATATTGTAAACATGTGCTAATACTACACTAGACGGAGCATATACGCAAAATGCTGATGTGCCCGAGCAAACACGATGTAATGTTTCGCGCAACAACAGATAACATcaaatgtaatatacatacccGCAGAATATTGGTAGCCAACACCCCGGCTTGATAGAGGCTTCCTTAACGGAGTTACACCCTGGTCACTAAAGATATGATAACAACAACTCAGTAGTTACCTCCGGGTAGTGGCCAAGCCACGGTCGTATTCCCTACGTTTACCGGGGTCGCTCAGCACATCATGGGCCTCCTTGATACATATGAACACATCCTGGCTGCAGGGTTTTATGCTGGCGTCCGGGTGATGTATCTTCACCAAGCGGAGGTACGCCTAGG
Proteins encoded in this region:
- a CDS encoding ELM2 domain family protein; translated protein: MEKVTKRQWMQSVNGKIRVGPEYQAMIPPFYRISGKGHGSTVPTDGSSGEKANTNEATTYTYVSGNSIEEQVNKRVNPDGNDKNQSKAQCTYLGPEDFLISH
- a CDS encoding DnaJ domain family protein; its protein translation is MLLTQICSLTRRYTVFASHLVRNRYFSIYTDTLPQALKSGALTYYDVLQIPYNAKTKDIKQAYLRLVKIHHPDASIKPCSQDVFICIKEAHDVLSDPGKRREYDRGLATTRSDQGVTPLRKPLSSRGVGYQYSAVEDTERFERYRRYINGERIDRDEDRYQTSKTLLAIAVSFATILGVTIFAEEFFNRFKNVGTEDDDYVIHQGHDRKVKAYYNPVTENWERVIDPFIPPPLKAFIDHYLELDEDWEESELQRMLPRREFVILELPFNRTHRPTLLWDTRSSQLVVFRE